Proteins from one Leclercia sp. LSNIH1 genomic window:
- a CDS encoding recombinase family protein: MQGQRIGYIRVSSFDQNPDRQLEQIEVGKVFTDKASGKDTQRPELERLLAFVREGDTVVVHSMDRLARNLDDLRRIVQGLTQRGVRMEFVKEGLAFTGDDSPMANLMLSVMGAFAEFERALIRERQREGIVLAKQRGAYRGRKKSLNSEQIAKLKQRVAAGDQKTLVARDFGISRETLYQYLRED, encoded by the coding sequence TTGCAAGGTCAACGCATTGGCTATATCCGCGTCAGCAGCTTCGACCAGAACCCTGATCGGCAACTGGAGCAAATCGAAGTCGGTAAGGTATTCACCGATAAGGCTTCCGGCAAGGACACGCAACGTCCCGAACTTGAAAGGCTGCTGGCCTTTGTGCGCGAGGGCGACACCGTGGTGGTGCACAGCATGGACAGGTTGGCACGCAATCTCGATGACCTGCGCCGCATCGTTCAGGGGCTGACACAACGGGGCGTGCGGATGGAGTTTGTCAAAGAAGGGCTGGCGTTCACCGGCGATGACTCACCGATGGCCAATTTGATGCTGTCGGTCATGGGGGCTTTTGCGGAGTTCGAGCGCGCACTGATCCGCGAACGCCAGCGCGAGGGAATCGTGCTGGCCAAGCAGCGCGGTGCCTACCGGGGACGAAAGAAATCGCTGAACAGCGAACAAATTGCCAAGTTGAAACAGCGAGTCGCGGCAGGCGATCAAAAAACCTTGGTGGCCCGTGACTTCGGCATCAGTCGCGAAACCTTGTACCAGTACCTGCGGGAAGACTGA
- the merE gene encoding broad-spectrum mercury transporter MerE, which produces MNSPEHLPSETHKPITGYLWGALAVLTCPCHLPILAIVLAGTTAGAFIGEHWGIAALTLTGLFVLSVTRLLRAFKGRS; this is translated from the coding sequence ATGAACAGCCCAGAGCACTTGCCGTCTGAGACGCACAAACCGATCACCGGCTACTTGTGGGGCGCGCTGGCCGTGCTCACCTGTCCCTGCCATTTGCCGATTCTCGCCATTGTGCTAGCCGGCACGACGGCCGGCGCGTTCATCGGGGAGCACTGGGGTATTGCAGCCCTCACGCTGACCGGCTTGTTTGTCCTGTCTGTGACGCGGCTGCTGCGGGCCTTCAAGGGAAGATCATGA
- the merD gene encoding mercury resistance co-regulator MerD produces the protein MSAYTVSRLALDAGVSVHIVRDYLLRGLLRPVAYTTGGYGLFDDTALQRLRFVRAAFEAGIGLDALARLCRALDAADGDGASAQLAVLRQLVERRREALASLEMQLAAMPTEPAQHAESLP, from the coding sequence ATGAGCGCCTACACAGTGTCCCGGCTGGCCCTTGATGCCGGGGTGAGCGTGCATATCGTGCGCGACTACCTGCTGCGCGGATTGCTACGGCCGGTCGCGTACACCACGGGCGGCTACGGCTTGTTCGATGACACCGCGTTGCAACGGCTGCGCTTTGTACGGGCTGCCTTCGAAGCGGGTATCGGCCTGGACGCACTGGCGCGGCTGTGCCGGGCGCTGGATGCTGCGGACGGTGACGGTGCGTCTGCGCAGCTTGCCGTGTTGCGGCAACTCGTCGAGCGTCGGCGCGAGGCCCTGGCCAGCCTCGAAATGCAACTGGCCGCCATGCCAACCGAACCGGCACAGCACGCGGAGAGTCTGCCATGA
- the merA gene encoding mercury(II) reductase, translating into MTTLKITGMTCDSCAAHVKEALEKVPGVQSALVSYPKGTAQLAIEAGTSSDALTTAVAGLGYEATLADAPPTDNRAGLLDKMRGWIGAADKPSGNERPLQVVVIGSGGAAMAAALKAVEQGAQVTLIERGTIGGTCVNVGCVPSKIMIRAAHIAHLRRESPFDGGMPPTPPTILRERLLAQQQARVEELRHAKYEGILDGNSAITVLHGEARFKDDQSLIVSLNEGGERVVMFDRCLVATGASPAVPPIPGLKESPYWTSTEALASDTIPERLAVIGSSVVALELAQAFARLGSKVTALARNTLFFREDPAIGEAVTAAFRAEGIEVLEHTQASQVAHMDGEFVLTTTHGELRADKLLVATGRTPNTRSLALEAAGVAVNAQGAIVIDKGMRTSSPNIYAAGDCTDQPQFVYVAAAAGTRAAINMTGGDAALDLTAMPAVVFTDPQVATVGYSEAEAHHDGIETDSRLLTLDNVPRALANFDTRGFIKLVIEEGSGRLIGVQAVAPEAGELIQTAVLAIRNRMTVQELADQLFPYLTMVEGLKLAAQTFSKDVKQLSCCAG; encoded by the coding sequence ATGACCACCCTGAAAATCACCGGGATGACCTGCGACTCGTGCGCGGCTCACGTCAAGGAAGCCTTGGAGAAAGTGCCCGGCGTGCAATCGGCGCTGGTGTCCTATCCGAAGGGCACAGCGCAACTCGCCATTGAGGCGGGCACGTCATCGGATGCGCTGACTACCGCCGTGGCCGGACTGGGCTACGAGGCAACGCTTGCCGATGCGCCACCGACGGACAACCGCGCCGGCCTGCTCGACAAGATGCGCGGCTGGATAGGGGCCGCTGATAAGCCCAGTGGCAACGAACGCCCGTTGCAGGTCGTCGTCATTGGTAGCGGTGGAGCCGCGATGGCGGCAGCACTGAAGGCCGTCGAGCAAGGCGCGCAGGTCACGCTGATTGAGCGCGGCACCATCGGCGGCACCTGCGTCAACGTCGGTTGTGTGCCGTCCAAGATCATGATCCGCGCCGCCCACATCGCCCATCTGCGCCGGGAAAGCCCATTCGACGGCGGCATGCCACCCACACCGCCGACGATCTTGCGCGAGCGGCTGCTGGCCCAGCAGCAGGCCCGTGTCGAAGAACTCCGTCATGCCAAGTACGAAGGCATCCTGGACGGCAATTCAGCCATCACCGTTCTGCACGGTGAAGCGCGTTTCAAGGACGACCAGAGCCTTATCGTTAGTTTGAACGAGGGTGGCGAGCGCGTCGTGATGTTCGACCGCTGCCTGGTCGCCACGGGTGCCAGCCCGGCGGTCCCGCCGATTCCGGGCTTGAAAGAGTCACCCTACTGGACTTCCACCGAGGCCCTGGCGAGCGACACCATTCCCGAACGCCTTGCCGTAATCGGCTCGTCGGTGGTGGCGCTGGAGCTGGCGCAAGCCTTTGCCCGGCTGGGCAGCAAGGTCACGGCCCTGGCGCGCAATACCTTGTTCTTCCGTGAAGACCCGGCCATCGGCGAGGCGGTGACAGCCGCTTTCCGTGCCGAGGGCATCGAGGTGCTGGAGCACACGCAAGCCAGCCAGGTCGCCCATATGGACGGTGAATTCGTGCTGACCACCACGCACGGTGAATTGCGCGCCGACAAGCTGCTGGTCGCCACCGGCCGGACACCGAACACGCGCAGCCTGGCATTGGAAGCGGCGGGGGTAGCCGTCAATGCGCAGGGGGCCATCGTCATCGACAAGGGCATGCGCACCAGTAGCCCGAACATCTACGCGGCCGGCGACTGCACCGACCAGCCGCAGTTCGTCTATGTGGCGGCAGCGGCCGGCACTCGTGCGGCGATCAACATGACTGGCGGCGATGCGGCCCTGGACCTGACCGCAATGCCGGCCGTGGTGTTCACCGACCCGCAGGTCGCCACCGTGGGCTACAGCGAGGCGGAAGCACATCACGACGGGATCGAGACCGACAGTCGCCTGCTAACACTGGATAACGTGCCGCGTGCGCTTGCCAACTTCGACACACGCGGCTTCATCAAGCTGGTCATCGAGGAAGGTAGCGGACGGCTCATCGGCGTGCAAGCGGTGGCCCCGGAAGCGGGTGAACTGATCCAGACGGCGGTGCTCGCCATTCGCAACCGTATGACCGTGCAGGAACTGGCCGACCAATTGTTCCCCTACCTGACCATGGTCGAAGGGCTGAAGCTCGCGGCGCAGACCTTCAGCAAGGACGTGAAGCAGCTTTCGTGCTGCGCCGGATGA
- the merC gene encoding organomercurial transporter MerC, protein MGLITRIAGKTGALGSVVSAMGCAACFPAIASFGAAIGLGFLSQYEGLFIGILLPMFAGIALLANAIAWLNHRQWRRTALGTIGPILVLAAVFLMRAYGWQSGGLLYVGLALMVGVSVWDFISPAHRRCGPDSCELPEQRG, encoded by the coding sequence ATGGGACTCATCACGCGCATCGCTGGCAAAACCGGCGCGCTCGGCAGCGTCGTTTCCGCGATGGGCTGCGCCGCCTGTTTTCCTGCCATCGCCAGCTTTGGCGCGGCCATCGGACTGGGCTTCTTGAGCCAGTACGAGGGGCTATTCATTGGCATCCTGCTGCCGATGTTCGCCGGCATCGCGTTACTCGCCAATGCTATCGCTTGGCTCAATCATCGACAGTGGCGACGCACGGCGCTCGGCACGATAGGCCCGATCTTGGTGCTGGCAGCGGTGTTTTTAATGCGGGCTTACGGCTGGCAGAGCGGTGGACTGCTCTATGTCGGCCTGGCCTTGATGGTTGGGGTGTCGGTCTGGGATTTCATCTCGCCAGCACATCGCCGCTGCGGGCCGGACAGCTGTGAATTGCCAGAACAACGTGGCTGA
- a CDS encoding IS6-like element IS26 family transposase: MNPFKGRHFQRDIILWAVRWYCKYGISYRELQEMLAERGVNVDHSTIYRWVQRYAPEMEKRLRWHWRNPSDLCPWHMDETYVKVNGRWAYLYRAVDSRGRTVDFYLSSRRNSKAAYRFLGKILNNVKKWQIPRFINTDKAPAYGRALALLKREGRCPSDVEHRQIKYRNNVIECDHGKLKRIIGATLGFKSMKTAYATIKGIEVMRALRKGQASAFYYGDPLGEMRLVSRVFEM; encoded by the coding sequence ATGAACCCATTCAAAGGCCGGCATTTTCAGCGTGACATCATTCTGTGGGCCGTACGCTGGTACTGCAAATACGGCATCAGTTACCGTGAGCTGCAGGAGATGCTGGCTGAACGCGGAGTGAATGTCGATCACTCCACGATTTACCGCTGGGTTCAGCGTTATGCGCCTGAAATGGAAAAACGGCTGCGCTGGCACTGGCGTAACCCTTCCGATCTTTGCCCGTGGCACATGGATGAAACCTACGTGAAGGTCAATGGCCGCTGGGCGTATCTGTACCGGGCCGTCGACAGCCGGGGCCGCACTGTCGATTTTTATCTCTCCTCCCGTCGTAACAGCAAAGCTGCATACCGGTTTCTGGGTAAAATCCTCAACAACGTGAAGAAGTGGCAGATCCCGCGATTCATCAACACGGATAAAGCGCCCGCCTATGGTCGCGCGCTTGCTCTGCTCAAACGCGAAGGCCGGTGCCCGTCTGACGTTGAACACCGACAGATTAAGTACCGGAACAACGTGATTGAATGCGATCATGGCAAACTGAAACGGATAATCGGCGCCACGCTGGGATTTAAATCCATGAAGACGGCTTACGCCACCATCAAAGGTATTGAGGTGATGCGTGCACTACGCAAAGGCCAGGCCTCAGCATTTTATTATGGTGATCCCCTGGGCGAAATGCGCCTGGTAAGCAGAGTTTTTGAAATGTAA
- a CDS encoding H-NS family histone-like protein, with translation MSEVLKSLNNIRTLRAQGRELPLEILEEILEKLEVVVSERREEESSKAASLQARQEKFEALRKLMEEDGINPEELMGAFSSKSSSPKKFREPRPTKYTFTDENGETKTWTGQGRTPKDLTEQLSAGKTLDDF, from the coding sequence ATGTCTGAAGTGCTCAAATCATTAAACAATATCCGTACTCTTCGCGCTCAGGGCCGTGAGCTTCCTTTAGAAATTCTCGAAGAAATCCTTGAAAAGTTAGAAGTAGTTGTCTCTGAACGTCGTGAGGAAGAATCATCCAAAGCAGCTTCCCTGCAAGCTCGTCAGGAAAAATTTGAAGCCCTGCGTAAATTAATGGAAGAAGATGGTATTAACCCTGAAGAGCTAATGGGCGCATTCTCTTCAAAATCTTCCTCACCGAAGAAATTCCGTGAGCCTCGCCCTACCAAATATACATTTACTGATGAAAATGGTGAGACCAAAACATGGACGGGTCAGGGACGCACTCCTAAAGATCTAACTGAGCAACTTTCAGCAGGTAAAACTCTGGATGATTTCTGA
- a CDS encoding type II toxin-antitoxin system HigB family toxin, protein MHVISKEPFEEAAKQYPNDSLAVRALYRLVRETDFSSPAEMRTLIPSLDNFKYRNKWWVLDVGGNNLRVIAYINFVNKRFYVKHIATHADYDKLTRYYRENKE, encoded by the coding sequence ATGCACGTAATTTCAAAAGAGCCTTTTGAGGAAGCGGCAAAGCAATATCCCAACGATTCGTTAGCCGTTCGGGCGCTGTACCGCTTAGTCCGCGAGACGGACTTTTCTTCTCCAGCTGAGATGCGAACGCTGATACCGAGCCTGGACAATTTTAAGTATCGTAATAAGTGGTGGGTGTTGGATGTAGGGGGCAACAACTTGAGGGTTATCGCCTATATCAATTTCGTGAATAAACGCTTCTATGTGAAGCACATCGCCACCCACGCTGATTACGACAAGTTGACCCGCTATTACAGGGAGAACAAAGAATGA
- a CDS encoding helix-turn-helix domain-containing protein, with amino-acid sequence MITDTAKAIEATKQLVAAVPFLGGSSSESDYREAIELVDYLIENDDENPLIDFLASKIADYEDNSPRFAEFNKAIAEMPVGVALLRTLIDQYRLSYSDLKEEIGSKSLVSQILSGQRSLTIMHIKALSARFGVKPEWFL; translated from the coding sequence ATGATTACCGACACTGCAAAAGCCATTGAAGCAACCAAACAACTCGTAGCTGCTGTTCCCTTCCTGGGGGGCAGTTCGTCCGAGAGCGATTACCGCGAAGCGATAGAGTTGGTGGACTATCTGATCGAAAACGACGACGAGAACCCGCTTATTGACTTCCTGGCGAGTAAAATTGCTGACTATGAGGATAACAGCCCTCGTTTCGCTGAATTCAACAAGGCTATCGCTGAAATGCCAGTCGGCGTTGCCCTTCTGCGCACCCTGATTGACCAGTACAGGCTGTCTTATTCTGACCTTAAGGAGGAGATCGGCTCTAAATCGCTGGTTAGCCAGATTCTCTCTGGTCAGCGGTCACTGACAATCATGCACATTAAGGCGCTGTCTGCTCGTTTTGGTGTCAAACCAGAGTGGTTCCTTTGA
- a CDS encoding IS30-like element IS30 family transposase → MRRTFTAEEKASVFELWKNGTGFSEIANILGSKPGTIFTMLRDTGGIKPHERKRAVAHLTLSEREEIRAGLSAKMSIRAIATALNRSPSTISREVQRNRGRRYYKAVDANNRANRMAKRPKPCLLDQNLPLRKLVLEKLEMKWSPEQISGWLRRTKPRQKTLRISPETIYKTLYFRSREALHHLNIQHLRRSHSLRHGRRHTRKGERGTINIVNGTPIHERSRNIDNRRSLGHWEGDLVSGTKNSHIATLVDRKSRYTIILRLRGKDSVSVNQALTDKFLSLPSELRKSLTWDRGMELARHLEFTVSTGVKVYFCDPQSPWQRGTNENTNGLIRQYFPKKTCLAQYTQHELDLVAAQLNNRPRKTLKFKTPKEIIERGVALTD, encoded by the coding sequence ATGAGACGAACATTTACAGCAGAGGAAAAAGCCTCTGTTTTTGAACTATGGAAGAACGGAACAGGCTTCAGTGAAATAGCGAATATCCTGGGTTCAAAACCCGGAACGATCTTCACTATGTTAAGGGATACTGGCGGCATAAAACCCCATGAGCGTAAGCGGGCTGTAGCTCACCTGACACTGTCTGAGCGCGAGGAGATACGAGCTGGTTTGTCAGCCAAAATGAGCATTCGTGCGATAGCTACTGCGCTGAATCGCAGTCCTTCGACGATCTCACGTGAAGTTCAGCGTAATCGGGGCAGACGCTATTACAAAGCTGTTGATGCTAATAACCGAGCCAACAGAATGGCGAAAAGGCCAAAACCGTGCTTACTGGATCAAAATTTACCATTGCGAAAGCTTGTTCTGGAAAAGCTGGAGATGAAATGGTCTCCAGAGCAAATATCAGGATGGTTAAGGCGAACAAAACCACGTCAAAAAACGCTGCGAATATCACCTGAGACAATTTATAAAACGCTGTACTTTCGTAGCCGTGAAGCGCTACACCACCTGAATATACAGCATCTGCGACGGTCGCATAGCCTTCGCCATGGCAGGCGTCATACCCGCAAAGGCGAAAGAGGTACGATTAACATAGTGAACGGAACACCAATTCACGAACGTTCCCGAAATATCGATAACAGACGCTCTCTGGGGCATTGGGAGGGCGATTTAGTCTCAGGTACAAAAAACTCCCATATAGCCACACTTGTAGACCGAAAATCACGTTATACGATCATCCTTAGACTCAGGGGCAAAGATTCTGTCTCAGTAAATCAGGCTCTTACCGACAAATTCCTGAGTTTACCGTCAGAACTCAGAAAATCACTGACATGGGACAGAGGAATGGAACTGGCCAGACATCTAGAATTTACTGTCAGCACCGGCGTTAAAGTTTACTTCTGCGATCCTCAGAGTCCTTGGCAGCGGGGAACAAATGAGAACACAAATGGGCTAATTCGGCAGTATTTTCCTAAAAAGACATGTCTTGCCCAATATACTCAACATGAACTAGATCTGGTTGCTGCTCAGCTAAACAACAGACCGAGAAAGACACTGAAGTTCAAAACACCGAAAGAGATAATTGAAAGGGGTGTTGCATTGACAGATTGA
- a CDS encoding IS3 family transposase (programmed frameshift), with protein MTGILLGQEVRKRKTPQEKIAIIQQTMEPGMNVSHVARLHGIQPSLLFKWKKQYQEGSLTAVAAGEEVVPASELTAALKQVRELQRLLGKKTMEVEILKEAVEYAQSPKMDSVRALVAKGRGIALVSRTMGVSRAQLSLRINRSADWQDRRCNRRDDEADAEILSEILDIISDMPSYGYRRVWGILRTQRRTEGLPPVNAKRLYRLMSEHNLLLLHDKPERSKREHKGKIAVAESDMRWCSDGFEFGCDNGEKLRVTFALDCCDREAIDWAASTGGYDSSTVQDVMLRSVEKRFGDGLPTTPVQWLTDNGSAYTAHETRRFARELNLEPCTTAVSSPQSNGMAERFVKTMKEDYIAFMAKPDVRTALRNLAAAFTHYNENHPHSALGYHSPREYRRQRTSLT; from the exons ATGACCGGGATCCTGTTAGGGCAAGAAGTCCGTAAACGTAAAACTCCTCAGGAGAAGATCGCCATTATCCAGCAGACGATGGAGCCGGGCATGAATGTCTCCCATGTCGCCCGCCTGCATGGCATCCAGCCCAGCCTGCTGTTTAAGTGGAAGAAGCAATATCAGGAAGGCAGCCTCACCGCCGTTGCGGCCGGAGAAGAAGTTGTTCCAGCTTCTGAGCTTACTGCTGCTCTGAAGCAGGTCCGGGAGCTTCAGCGCCTGCTGGGCAAGAAGACGATGGAAGTTGAGATCCTGAAAGAAGCCGTGGAGTACGCTCAGTCGC CGAAAATGGATAGCGTACGCGCCCTTGTTGCCAAAGGACGGGGAATAGCGCTGGTCAGCCGCACCATGGGCGTGTCGCGTGCGCAGCTGTCACTGCGAATTAACCGTTCTGCCGACTGGCAGGACAGGCGCTGTAACCGGCGTGATGACGAAGCAGACGCTGAAATACTGTCAGAGATCCTCGATATCATCAGCGATATGCCCAGTTACGGCTATCGCCGTGTGTGGGGCATCCTGCGTACGCAACGTCGTACAGAGGGACTGCCCCCCGTGAACGCCAAACGGCTTTACCGGCTTATGAGCGAGCATAATCTGCTGTTACTGCATGACAAACCAGAGCGGTCGAAGCGTGAACATAAGGGCAAAATCGCGGTGGCAGAAAGCGATATGCGCTGGTGTTCAGATGGCTTCGAGTTCGGCTGCGACAACGGTGAGAAGCTGCGGGTCACGTTCGCGCTGGACTGCTGCGACAGAGAAGCCATAGACTGGGCAGCGAGCACAGGAGGCTACGACAGTTCGACGGTGCAGGATGTGATGCTGAGGTCGGTGGAAAAGCGCTTCGGCGACGGGCTGCCGACCACACCGGTTCAATGGCTGACGGATAACGGTTCAGCATATACCGCGCATGAAACGCGGAGGTTCGCCAGAGAGCTGAATCTGGAGCCGTGTACAACAGCGGTGAGCAGCCCGCAGAGCAATGGCATGGCCGAACGGTTCGTGAAGACGATGAAGGAAGACTATATCGCGTTCATGGCAAAACCAGATGTGAGAACAGCCCTGCGAAACCTTGCAGCAGCGTTCACACATTACAATGAAAACCACCCGCACAGCGCGCTGGGCTATCACTCCCCGAGGGAATATCGGCGGCAGCGGACATCGTTAACTTAA
- a CDS encoding ParB/RepB/Spo0J family plasmid partition protein, with protein MKRAPIIPKSIPSVVPVTTVSAPAAPMVDTLIARVGAMAKGNTITLPVCGREVKFILETIPGADVASSTKVWAGNERDQAFLIEEALDDLIPSFLLTGQQNPAFGRKVDGHIEVADGSRRRMTAIFTSTEYRILVGALDDEQMDALCKLGNDYRPTSAYERGTRYSQRLEKEFNGNISALADAENISRKVITRCINTSRLPRDVIALFSHPGELSARAGESLQKIFSENEARLLDGAFELSEKRKAGVVLEADEIIQFLTALLKDSSKKVNQAPEKREFIPGATARYKGNKVIISLDRSKLSEEDIGKFEEMLELLATKKNKH; from the coding sequence ATGAAACGAGCACCTATCATCCCTAAATCTATTCCTTCAGTCGTTCCTGTAACTACTGTATCGGCCCCTGCAGCTCCTATGGTAGACACACTAATTGCTCGAGTAGGCGCTATGGCAAAGGGTAATACTATTACCCTTCCCGTGTGTGGACGAGAAGTAAAATTTATTCTTGAGACCATACCCGGTGCAGATGTCGCCAGCTCAACTAAGGTCTGGGCTGGTAATGAACGTGATCAAGCTTTTCTAATAGAAGAGGCTTTGGACGATCTCATACCATCGTTCTTGCTTACCGGCCAACAAAATCCGGCGTTTGGGCGTAAGGTCGACGGTCATATTGAAGTTGCCGATGGTAGTCGCCGTCGCATGACTGCCATCTTTACATCAACTGAGTATCGCATACTCGTTGGTGCCCTTGATGACGAACAGATGGATGCTTTATGCAAACTTGGAAATGATTACAGACCGACAAGTGCTTATGAAAGAGGTACGCGTTATTCTCAACGTTTAGAAAAAGAATTTAACGGAAATATCTCTGCCTTGGCCGATGCTGAAAACATCTCAAGGAAAGTCATAACCAGATGTATCAATACTTCTAGGCTACCAAGAGATGTGATCGCCCTCTTCTCTCATCCAGGCGAGCTTTCCGCAAGGGCTGGCGAAAGTTTACAGAAAATCTTTTCTGAGAACGAAGCTCGTTTACTCGATGGGGCTTTTGAGCTATCAGAGAAGAGAAAAGCAGGTGTAGTACTTGAGGCTGATGAAATAATTCAATTTCTTACTGCCTTGCTTAAAGATTCCAGCAAGAAAGTAAATCAGGCCCCAGAAAAGCGTGAGTTCATTCCTGGAGCAACAGCGCGTTATAAAGGAAATAAAGTGATTATCAGCCTGGATCGTTCCAAACTTTCCGAGGAAGATATTGGGAAGTTTGAAGAAATGCTTGAGCTTTTAGCTACGAAGAAAAACAAGCATTAA
- the sopA gene encoding plasmid-partitioning protein SopA, whose amino-acid sequence MGLMDTLNQCIAAGHEMTKAIAIAQFNDDSPEARKITRRWRVGEAADLIGVSSQAIRDAEKAGRLPHPDMELRGRVEQRVGYTIEQINHMRDVFSTRLRRPDESLPPVIGVAAHKGGVYKTSVSVHLAQDLALKGLRVLLVEGNDPQGTASMYHGWVPDLHIHSEDTLLPFYLGERDDASYAVKPTCWPGLDIIPSCLALHRIETELMGRFDEGKLPTEPHMMLRLAIETVAHDYDVVVIDSAPNLGIGTINVVCAADVLLVPTPAELFDYTSALQFFDMLRDLLKNVDLQGFEPDVRILLTKYNNNNGSQSPWMEEQIRDAWGSMVLKNVVRETDEVGKGQIRMRTVFEQAIDQRSSTGAWRNALAIWEPVCNEIFDRLIKPRWEIR is encoded by the coding sequence ATGGGATTAATGGATACGCTTAACCAGTGCATTGCAGCAGGACATGAGATGACGAAAGCCATCGCAATTGCTCAATTTAATGATGATAGCCCTGAAGCAAGAAAAATAACCCGTCGGTGGCGAGTTGGTGAGGCAGCTGACCTGATCGGTGTTTCATCCCAGGCTATTCGTGACGCTGAAAAAGCAGGACGATTGCCGCATCCAGATATGGAATTACGAGGACGCGTTGAACAGCGCGTTGGCTATACCATTGAGCAAATAAACCACATGCGAGATGTGTTTAGTACCCGCCTCCGTCGCCCAGATGAAAGCTTACCTCCGGTAATCGGTGTTGCAGCTCATAAAGGTGGAGTTTATAAAACTTCTGTCTCCGTTCATCTTGCTCAGGATCTGGCTTTAAAAGGACTTCGCGTACTGTTAGTCGAAGGCAACGATCCGCAAGGGACGGCCTCGATGTATCACGGTTGGGTTCCTGATTTACATATTCATTCTGAAGATACTCTCCTCCCCTTCTATCTCGGTGAACGAGATGATGCTTCATATGCGGTAAAACCAACTTGCTGGCCTGGCCTTGATATCATCCCTTCTTGTCTGGCCTTACATCGTATTGAAACTGAGTTGATGGGACGTTTCGACGAAGGAAAGCTGCCGACAGAACCTCACATGATGCTAAGGCTGGCCATTGAAACGGTAGCCCATGATTACGATGTTGTTGTTATCGATAGTGCTCCTAATCTTGGTATCGGCACAATCAACGTTGTATGTGCTGCTGACGTGTTATTAGTCCCTACCCCCGCTGAGCTCTTTGACTATACCTCTGCATTGCAATTTTTCGATATGCTCCGGGATTTGCTGAAGAATGTAGATCTACAAGGCTTTGAACCAGATGTCAGAATCTTGCTTACTAAATATAACAATAATAATGGTTCCCAGTCGCCTTGGATGGAAGAGCAAATCAGGGATGCATGGGGAAGCATGGTTCTTAAAAACGTGGTACGCGAAACGGATGAAGTAGGTAAAGGCCAAATTCGAATGCGAACAGTATTTGAACAAGCAATTGATCAGCGTTCTTCTACTGGAGCATGGAGGAATGCGCTCGCAATTTGGGAGCCGGTTTGTAATGAAATTTTCGACCGTCTCATTAAACCTCGTTGGGAAATCCGCTAA